One genomic region from Nymphaea colorata isolate Beijing-Zhang1983 chromosome 12, ASM883128v2, whole genome shotgun sequence encodes:
- the LOC116265182 gene encoding actin-depolymerizing factor, producing the protein MANSASGMAVHDDCKLRFQELKAKRNYRFIVFKIDEKAQQVTVDKVGQPTESYDDFTACLPPNECRYAVFDFDFVTEEHCQKSKIFFIAWSPDTSRVRSKMLYASSKDRFKRELDGIQVELQATDPSEIGIDIIRGRAL; encoded by the exons ATG GCGAATTCGGCATCAGGGATGGCAGTCCATGACGACTGCAAACTCAGGTTCCAGGAGTTGAAGGCGAAGCGAAACTACCGATTCATAGTGTTCAAGATCGACGAAAAAGCACAGCAGGTGACGGTGGACAAAGTGGGGCAGCCCACGGAGAGCTACGACGATTTCACCGCCTGCCTTCCCCCCAACGAGTGCCGATATGCGGTCTTCGACTTCGATTTCGTCACTGAAGAGCATTGCCAGAAGAGCAAGATCTTCTTCATTGCTTG gtcacCAGACACGTCCAGGGTGAGGAGCAAGATGTTGTATGCTAGCTCCAAAGACAGATTCAAGCGAGAACTGGACGGCATCCAGGTTGAACTGCAGGCCACAGATCCTAGTGAGATTGGGATTGACATCATAAGAGGCCGAGCTCTATAG
- the LOC116265530 gene encoding uncharacterized protein LOC116265530 has translation MGNQKLLTLSGSLLVLCSCLFGLVLASAGDADPLYKNCVELCEKTGCIGGTCFQGCRFLSDDVTDNSSWYMQEPLYQQWKQWDCRNDCRYYCMMEREKEREKLGLKPVKYHGKWPFKRVLGLQEPASVALSALNLAMQFHGWMSFIILLYYKLPLKPQSKKAYYEFSGLWTIYGILAMNSWFWSSVFHSRDVELTEKLDYSSAVALLGFSLIIAILRTFNVKDEAARVMVAAPLLAFVTTHILYLNFYQLDYGLNMKVCVVMAIAQLLLWAVWAGLTCHPSRFKLWAVVFGGGLAMLLEVYDFPPYEGYLDAHALWHATTIPLTYLWWSFIKDDAEFSTSKLLSKQAEKGDSKKVK, from the exons ATGGGAAATCAGAAGCTATTAACCCTTTCAGGATCTCTTCTTGTTCTCTGTTCCTGCCTCTTTGGTCTCGTTCTTGCTAGTGCAGGCGATGCCGATCCACTCTACAA aaattgtGTGGAACTTTGTGAGAAGACTGGATGTATTGGAGGTACCTGTTTCCAGGGTTGCAGATTCTTATCTGATGATGTCACGGACAACAGCTCCTGGTACATGCAAGAGCCCCTTTACCAGCAGTGGAAGCAATGGGACTGCAGGAATGATTGCCGTTACTACTGTATGatggaaagggagaaagaaagagaaaagttaggACTAAAGCCTGTGAAGTACCATGGAAAGTGGCCTTTCAAGCGCGTTCTAGGTCTCCAG GAACCTGCTTCAGTGGCTCTGTCTGCTCTTAATCTTGCAATGCAATTCCATGGATGGATGTCCTTTATAATACTTCTATACTACAAGTTGCCTCTGAAGCCACAAAGTAAGAAGGCATACTATGAATTCTCTGGTCTGTGGACTATCTATGGAATACTTGCAATGAACTCATGGTTTTGGAGCTCTGTTTTTCATAGCAG GGATGTAGAGCTAACAGAGAAGCTGGATTATTCGTCTGCTGTTGCCTTATTAGGATTCAGTCTTATAATTGCCATTCTTCGTACTTTCAATGTGAAAGATGAGGCGGCAAGGGTGATGGTGGCTGCACCACTTTTGGCATTTGTAACCACTCACATATTGTATCTCAACTTCTACCAGCTTGATTATG GACTGAACATGAAGGTATGTGTGGTTATGGCCATTGCACAGCTGCTTCTGTGGGCTGTATGGGCTGGCCTAACGTGCCATCCTTCGCGGTTCAAACTGTGGGCGGTAGTTTTTGGTGGTGGCCTAGCAATGCTTCTTGAAGTATACGATTTCCCCCCTTATGAAGGATACCTTGATGCCCATGCACTTTGGCATGCAACAACAATCCCACTCACATATCTCTGGTGGAGTTTCATCAAGGATGATGCTGAGTTCTCTACCTCAAAGCTTCTTAGTAAGCAAGCAGAAAAAGGTGATTCGAAGAAGGTGAAGTAG
- the LOC116265531 gene encoding LIM domain-containing protein WLIM2b-like, translated as MAFTGTLDKCKVCDKTVYVVDLLSADGVSYHKTCFRCSHCKGPLVMSNYSSLEGVLYCKPHFEQLFKETGSFNKSFNLPPKSPERLEQSRAPSKFSSIFTGTQDKCAACDKTVYPLEKVTVEGQCYHKHCFRCAYGGCALTISTYASLEGVIYCKHHFAQLFKEKGNYNHLLKSVSMKGHSAVTQNQAEQQETPQETDES; from the exons ATGGCTTTCACGGGGACACTGGACAAATGCAAGGTGTGCGACAAGACCGTCTATGTGGTCGATCTACTGTCGGCTGACGGAGTTTCATACCACAAAACTTGCTTCAGATGCAGCCACTGCAAGGGCCCCTTGGtg ATGAGCAACTACTCTTCATTGGAGGGTGTCCTTTACTGCAAGCCTCATTTTGAACAACTTTTTAAGGAAACAGGCAGTTTCAACAAGAGCTTCAATTTAC CTCCAAAATCCCCAGAAAGGCTTGAACAG TCCAGGGCCCCAAGCAAGTTTTCTTCCATCTTCACTGGCACACAGGACAAGTGTGCTGCGTGTGACAAAACAGTATATCCTCTAGAGAAG GTGACTGTGGAAGGGCAGTGTTATCACAAGCATTGTTTCAGGTGTGCATATGGCGGTTGTGCATTAACAATATCCACATATGCGTCTCTTGAGGGTGTTATTTACTGCAAGCATCATTTTGCTCAACTGTTCAAGGAGAAGGGTAACTATAACCACCTTCTGAAGTCAGTATCCATGAAAGGACATTCAGCTGTCACCCAAAACCAAGCAGAACAGCAGGAGACTCCTCAGGAAACTGACGAGTCATAG